In one window of Musa acuminata AAA Group cultivar baxijiao chromosome BXJ3-2, Cavendish_Baxijiao_AAA, whole genome shotgun sequence DNA:
- the LOC135631054 gene encoding myb-related protein 2-like isoform X2 codes for MYHHQHHHQGHNNILSCRTAFPAEKHLLLQGGSIPEDSGLVLSTDAKPRLKWTAELHERFIEAVNQLGGADKATPKSVMRLMGIPGLTLYHLKSHLQKYRLSKNLQAQANGAESVIGCKLAAERTSEGNGSRASNTNIIPQSNKTYPINEALQMQIEVQRRLQEQLEVQRHLQLRIEAQGKYLQSVLEKAQETLGKQHLGTPGLEAAKVHLSQLVFKVSNECFSNALTGLEEIPAPNTLQVHPPQLADFSVQSCLTSSHGSQKDLDMANFRRSLRAYMHENARLEGSQSAWCYLNEHKTFPSSMFGDSERTSFKVEDFVSSLPVRPRVEREGEAGSDAQQTERSDPNGKRTAEQQARGKQSDSFGLAGHTAQLDLNADEDDEGATNSKFDLNGFSWS; via the exons ATGTatcatcatcagcatcatcaCCAGGGACACAACAACATCCTTTCTTGTAGGACTGCGTTTCCTGCAGAGAAGCATTTGTTGCTGCAAGGAGGAAGTATCCCAGAAGATTCAGGACTGGTTCTATCGACTGATGCCAAGCCCAGGTTGAAGTGGACAGCCGAGCTCCATGAAAGATTCATAGAGGCAGTCAATCAACTTGGTGGAGCAGATA AGGCTACACCCAAGTCGGTCATGAGGCTCATGGGCATTCCTGGACTAACTCTCTATCACCTGAAAAGCCATCTTCAG AAGTACAGGCTCAGCAAGAATCTCCAAGCTCAAGCAAATGGAGCCGAGAGTG TTATAGGTTGTAAGCTTGCAGCAGAGAGAACAAGCGAGGGCAACGGATCACGAGCGAGCAACACAAACATCATTCCCCAGTCAAACAA AACATATCCGATAAATGAAGCACTTCAAATGCAAATTGAAGTCCAAAGAAGGCTACAAGAACAACTTGAG GTTCAAAGGCACCTGCAACTAAGAATAGAAGCACAGGGGAAGTACTTGCAGTCTGTCCTGGAGAAGGCTCAAGAGACACTTGGGAAGCAGCATTTGGGGACTCCAGGACTAGAAGCTGCCAAAGTTCATCTCTCTCAACTGGTCTTCAAAGTCTCAAATGAATGTTTCAGCAATGCATTGACAGGTCTGGAAGAAATCCCAGCCCCGAATACCCTACAAGTGCATCCACCCCAACTTGCTGACTTCTCGGTACAAAGTTGCTTGACATCATCTCACGGATCACAAAAGGATCTTGACATGGCCAATTTCCGCAGAAGTTTGAGAGCCTACATGCATGAGAATGCCAGGCTTGAAGGTTCCCAATCTGCATGGTGCTACCTGAATGAGCACAAGACTTTTCCCTCATCCATGTTTGGGGATTCAGAAAGGACATCTTTCAAAGTAGAAGATTTTGTGTCATCACTTCCCGTGAGGCCTCGGGTGGAAAGAGAAGGGGAAGCTGGTTCTGATGCCCAGCAAACGGAAAGAAGTGACCCGAATGGCAAGAGAACAGCAGAACAACAGGCGAGAGGAAAGCAATCAGACAGTTTTGGGCTGGCTGGTCACACAGCACAACTAGATCTCAATGCTGATGAAGACGATGAGGGTGCTACGAACAGCAAATTTGACCTGAACGGCTTCAGTTGGAGCTGA
- the LOC135631291 gene encoding chalcone isomerase-like protein 1, with protein MEAEVGRKEEEEKMEVEPKTGVSFPAKLPDGKQLCATGLRRRKLLALGINIYAFGMYVDIDARLKELLKAKLGEAAERPCKELYEAVIDGDVGIVVRLVIVFKGLTMSMVRKNFDEGLGGSLKKLTGGQQNEELIKKVMAAAKDGTKLPPGSVIEITRLPGHVLQAKVKDELMSKVESELLCRAYFHMYLGDDPFDKEAKERFGRTLVSSLSAP; from the exons ATGGAAGCGGAAGTAggcaggaaggaggaggaggagaagatggaAGTGGAGCCCAAGACTGGAGTCTCGTTTCCTGCGAAGCTACCTGATGGGAAGCAGCTGTGTGCCACCGGGTTAAGAAGAAGGAAACTTCTGGCGCTCGGCATCAACATCTACGCCTTCG gaatgtaTGTCGACATTGATGCTCGGTTGAAGGAGCTTCTCAAGGCGAAGCTTGGCGAGGCTGCAGAGAGACCCTGTAAGGAACTGTACGAGGCAGTGATCGACGGCGACGTGGGCATCGTTGTCAGGCTGGTGATAGTGTTCAAAGGCCTCACCATGAGCATGGTGAGGAAGAACTTTGATGAAGGCCTCGGTGGATCACTGAAGAAGCTCACCGGTGGTCAGCAGAACgaggaactcatcaagaa GGTCATGGCAGCAGCGAAAGATGGCACTAAACTGCCTCCTGGATCGGTCATCGAGATAACTAGGCTTCCTGGACATGTGCTGCAGGCCAAGG TGAAAGATGAGTTGATGAGCAAGGTCGAGAGTGAGTTGCTGTGCAGAGCTTACTTCCACATGTATCTGGGTGATGATCCATTTGACAAGGAGGCTAAAGAGAGATTTGGAAGAACACTGGTCTCTTCTCTTTCGGCTCCATAG
- the LOC135631168 gene encoding uncharacterized protein LOC135631168 isoform X1: MEGSQIPSVHLFLLYKAGGVRHSSARNHASLTQGLRAERERGEWRTCSASKRRIMWRLGRVTRKIYSGSSHPRLPSTTWLGMWAPAALARLYKRLVATDTSQEQLSFAPRLPNIDYRHTPPTLSPTDLHQHVAPPSTVDLVCVAQALHWLDLPTFYDGVNSVLAKPGGVLAVWCYTEPRVDPAVDTVFWRLYTESGRFWAAARQMVDDEYRSLLFPYDPVDGEESTGPFEFAAERAMDMGTYLTYIRSWSAYQTAKERGVELLTDGMVSDLEKAWGGDGKAVKVVRFPIFLRIGKVRT, encoded by the exons ATGGAGGGAAGCCAGATTCCATCAGTACACCTCTTCCTCTTATACAAGGCCGGTGGAGTCCGCCACAGCAGCGCACGCAACCACGCAAGTTTGACTCAGGGCTTgcgcgcagagagagagagaggggaatggCGAACCTGTTCTGCAAGCAAGCGCAGAATTATGTGGAGACTCGGCCGAGTTACCCGGAAGATCTATTCCGGTTCATCGCATCCAAGACTCCCCAGCACGACCTGGCTTGGGATGTGGGCACCGGCAGCG CTAGCCAGGCTCTACAAGAGACTCGTGGCGACGGACACGAGTCAGGAGCAACTCAGCTTCGCGCCCAGGCTCCCCAACATCGACTACCGCCACACGCCGCCCACCCTGTCGCCCACGGATCTGCACCAGCACGTGGCGCCGCCTTCGACCGTGGACCTGGTCTGCGTGGCCCAGGCGCTCCACTGGCTCGACCTCCCCACCTTCTACGACGGGGTCAACTCGGTCCTGGCCAAGCCCGGAGGCGTCCTCGCCGTGTGGTGCTATACCGAGCCCCGAGTCGACCCGGCGGTGGACACGGTGTTCTGGCGCCTGTACACCGAATCGGGCCGGTTCTGGGCAGCGGCACGACAGATGGTGGATGACGAGTACAGGAGCCTGCTGTTCCCGTACGATCCGGTGGACGGGGAGGAAAGCACGGGGCCGTTTGAGTTCGCGGCGGAGCGGGCCATGGACATGGGGACGTATCTCACCTACATTAGGTCGTGGTCGGCGTATCAGACGGCTAAGGAAAGGGGAGTGGAGCTTTTGACGGATGGGATGGTGAGTGATCTTGAGAAGGCATGGGGTGGCGACGGGAAGGCGGTCAAGGTCGTCCGCTTCCCTATCTTCCTTAGGATTGGGAAAGTGAGGACCTAA
- the LOC135631168 gene encoding uncharacterized protein LOC135631168 isoform X2: MANLFCKQAQNYVETRPSYPEDLFRFIASKTPQHDLAWDVGTGSGQAAVSLARLYKRLVATDTSQEQLSFAPRLPNIDYRHTPPTLSPTDLHQHVAPPSTVDLVCVAQALHWLDLPTFYDGVNSVLAKPGGVLAVWCYTEPRVDPAVDTVFWRLYTESGRFWAAARQMVDDEYRSLLFPYDPVDGEESTGPFEFAAERAMDMGTYLTYIRSWSAYQTAKERGVELLTDGMVSDLEKAWGGDGKAVKVVRFPIFLRIGKVRT; the protein is encoded by the exons atggCGAACCTGTTCTGCAAGCAAGCGCAGAATTATGTGGAGACTCGGCCGAGTTACCCGGAAGATCTATTCCGGTTCATCGCATCCAAGACTCCCCAGCACGACCTGGCTTGGGATGTGGGCACCGGCAGCGGTCAGGCCGCCGTCTCC CTAGCCAGGCTCTACAAGAGACTCGTGGCGACGGACACGAGTCAGGAGCAACTCAGCTTCGCGCCCAGGCTCCCCAACATCGACTACCGCCACACGCCGCCCACCCTGTCGCCCACGGATCTGCACCAGCACGTGGCGCCGCCTTCGACCGTGGACCTGGTCTGCGTGGCCCAGGCGCTCCACTGGCTCGACCTCCCCACCTTCTACGACGGGGTCAACTCGGTCCTGGCCAAGCCCGGAGGCGTCCTCGCCGTGTGGTGCTATACCGAGCCCCGAGTCGACCCGGCGGTGGACACGGTGTTCTGGCGCCTGTACACCGAATCGGGCCGGTTCTGGGCAGCGGCACGACAGATGGTGGATGACGAGTACAGGAGCCTGCTGTTCCCGTACGATCCGGTGGACGGGGAGGAAAGCACGGGGCCGTTTGAGTTCGCGGCGGAGCGGGCCATGGACATGGGGACGTATCTCACCTACATTAGGTCGTGGTCGGCGTATCAGACGGCTAAGGAAAGGGGAGTGGAGCTTTTGACGGATGGGATGGTGAGTGATCTTGAGAAGGCATGGGGTGGCGACGGGAAGGCGGTCAAGGTCGTCCGCTTCCCTATCTTCCTTAGGATTGGGAAAGTGAGGACCTAA
- the LOC135631054 gene encoding myb-related protein 2-like isoform X1: protein MYHHQHHHQGHNNILSCRTAFPAEKHLLLQGGSIPEDSGLVLSTDAKPRLKWTAELHERFIEAVNQLGGADSEYIIIIIIIINNNNKNNNNNNNNNKKEEATPKSVMRLMGIPGLTLYHLKSHLQKYRLSKNLQAQANGAESVIGCKLAAERTSEGNGSRASNTNIIPQSNKTYPINEALQMQIEVQRRLQEQLEVQRHLQLRIEAQGKYLQSVLEKAQETLGKQHLGTPGLEAAKVHLSQLVFKVSNECFSNALTGLEEIPAPNTLQVHPPQLADFSVQSCLTSSHGSQKDLDMANFRRSLRAYMHENARLEGSQSAWCYLNEHKTFPSSMFGDSERTSFKVEDFVSSLPVRPRVEREGEAGSDAQQTERSDPNGKRTAEQQARGKQSDSFGLAGHTAQLDLNADEDDEGATNSKFDLNGFSWS, encoded by the exons ATGTatcatcatcagcatcatcaCCAGGGACACAACAACATCCTTTCTTGTAGGACTGCGTTTCCTGCAGAGAAGCATTTGTTGCTGCAAGGAGGAAGTATCCCAGAAGATTCAGGACTGGTTCTATCGACTGATGCCAAGCCCAGGTTGAAGTGGACAGCCGAGCTCCATGAAAGATTCATAGAGGCAGTCAATCAACTTGGTGGAGCAGATAGTgagtatatcatcatcatcatcatcatcatcaacaacaacaacaagaacaacaacaacaacaacaacaacaacaaaaaagaag AGGCTACACCCAAGTCGGTCATGAGGCTCATGGGCATTCCTGGACTAACTCTCTATCACCTGAAAAGCCATCTTCAG AAGTACAGGCTCAGCAAGAATCTCCAAGCTCAAGCAAATGGAGCCGAGAGTG TTATAGGTTGTAAGCTTGCAGCAGAGAGAACAAGCGAGGGCAACGGATCACGAGCGAGCAACACAAACATCATTCCCCAGTCAAACAA AACATATCCGATAAATGAAGCACTTCAAATGCAAATTGAAGTCCAAAGAAGGCTACAAGAACAACTTGAG GTTCAAAGGCACCTGCAACTAAGAATAGAAGCACAGGGGAAGTACTTGCAGTCTGTCCTGGAGAAGGCTCAAGAGACACTTGGGAAGCAGCATTTGGGGACTCCAGGACTAGAAGCTGCCAAAGTTCATCTCTCTCAACTGGTCTTCAAAGTCTCAAATGAATGTTTCAGCAATGCATTGACAGGTCTGGAAGAAATCCCAGCCCCGAATACCCTACAAGTGCATCCACCCCAACTTGCTGACTTCTCGGTACAAAGTTGCTTGACATCATCTCACGGATCACAAAAGGATCTTGACATGGCCAATTTCCGCAGAAGTTTGAGAGCCTACATGCATGAGAATGCCAGGCTTGAAGGTTCCCAATCTGCATGGTGCTACCTGAATGAGCACAAGACTTTTCCCTCATCCATGTTTGGGGATTCAGAAAGGACATCTTTCAAAGTAGAAGATTTTGTGTCATCACTTCCCGTGAGGCCTCGGGTGGAAAGAGAAGGGGAAGCTGGTTCTGATGCCCAGCAAACGGAAAGAAGTGACCCGAATGGCAAGAGAACAGCAGAACAACAGGCGAGAGGAAAGCAATCAGACAGTTTTGGGCTGGCTGGTCACACAGCACAACTAGATCTCAATGCTGATGAAGACGATGAGGGTGCTACGAACAGCAAATTTGACCTGAACGGCTTCAGTTGGAGCTGA